A region of the Streptobacillus ratti genome:
AGTTCATTTCAAGGAAGAAATAGAAGATATTATAGGATAACAAAAAAAGGAAGAAGAGAATTAGATAAATTTATTAAAGAATGGGTAGAATTGAAGAATAAGATTGATTCGTTTATTGAGGAGGCAGATTTAAATGACTAAAAGAGAATTTATGAGAAAACTTGATAATTATTTAAAGGATTTATATTATTATGAAAAAAAATCAATTTTTGATTTTTATGAAGAATATTTTGCAGATTTAGGTATAAATGAAGATGATGAAATACCTAGTGATATGGATCCTAAAAAAATATCAAGAGATATATTAATTGAATTTGGAGAAAAAAATGAAGAAAAAAGAAAAAGAAAGACATCTTTAACTTCAATTTTACTATTTTTAGGTGGAATATTATCAGCTCCTATAGCAATACCTGTAATATTTTTATTATTAATATTCATTCCACTAATAGTATTTTTAATAATAGGATTAATATCAATGCCATTTATAATATTATGGAGTGTATTGATTGCACCATTTAAATATATAAGTAGTGGTGTATATGGAACAACTGGATATATATTTTTAATAATAGGTTTAAGTATAATATTTATACCAATATTTCTTGGGATTATAAGAAGGATATTTTCAATTATTTCAAATATACTAATGAAAATTTATGCTTCTGTTACAAAGAATAAGAAATCAAGTCATACATATGTTAAAGATGATGTGGCAGATACTGAAGATACAGATAATGAAATTAAATTTGACATTATAAGCAAAATAAAATGTGAAAATATTTTGGGAAATGTAACTATTAAAAAAGGTAAGGAAAATAGAATAGTTTTAGGTAAAATGGTAAAGGAAATAGTAGTTAATAAAACATATATAGATGGAGTATTAACATTATCTATGGAGGGCGAAGGAGTATTAGGATTTAAGAATTTACCAAATATATTAATAGAATATAATGAAGAAAATTTAAATTTTGAAATGAAGAATTTATTAGGTAATTTAAATTATAGTTTCCCTAATTCTGGAATTTTTGAAGCTAGAAATATAGTTGGGAAATTAAAAGTAGATTTAGATGATAATGAAGTAGATATAAAGGTTATAAATAAGTTAGGATTACTTGAAATTGGAAATAGAATAGTAAATGATGAAGATTCAATGAGAAAAATTAGAATAGATACTATTTTTGGTAAGGTAGAAATATTTTAAGGAGGTAATTTTATGAAAATTTTCAGGAAAATAATTATTGGATTAATTTTTGTTTTATTAGGAATTATCTTAATAAATAAAAGCTATAATTCTAAAAAAGAAAATACTTTAAATATTAAAAATAAATATATAATTGAAGAAACTTTTGACAATATAAATACTATTAATATATCTAATTTTTTAGGATATGTTATTATAGAAAAATCAGATGAAAATAGCATTTTTATTAATAGTGATATAGAAGTACCATATTTATATAACGATGGAAAATTAGAGTTAAAAGATGTTAGTAAATTTGAAAAAAAAGATATATTTGAAAAAAAGGATATAGATATAAAAGTTATAATTAAATATAAAGAAGATAAAAAATTAGATATTAATTTAGTAGACTTTATAGGAAAATTTAGATTAAAAGCCCCTTTAAAGGGAAAAATTAATTTAGATAATGTAGTTGGTAGTATAAATATTAATATAGAAAAAGATGCAAAAATAAAGACTGAAAATATAATTGGAGAAGTTAGTTTAAATGCTATAAATAATAATTCTGAATTGGATATTACAGTATCAAATACAGTGGGAAAAGTAATAGTTGTAAAATAGATTTTATACTGCACCTCAAATCTTTGATAGATTTAGAGGTGTATTTTTATTTAAAATATTTAATAAAGTTATCGTGTATATTTTATAATCTTTAATAGTTAAAAATTTAATTTAAATCATATATTTGACAAATATTTGTATATAAGTTAAAATTCAATTTAGGAGGTAAAAATGACATTAATATATTATATAATACAAGCTGTAATTATTGCTTTAATACTATCTTTAGTAATAATTATTATAGGATTAATGGTAAAATCAAAAATAAAAAAAGATAAAAATGTAAGTAATTTAAAACTTAAGAAAATAAAAAAGGTTATCATAACTAATGAAACTTTACTTGAAGATGTTCCAGAGGGAGGGGTAAATAAAAAAAATTCATTTTTTGATTTTAAGGAAGCACTGAAAAAAATTAATCAAACTGATACAGTAGAAGAAGTAATACTTGATATTGATGATATGAAACTAAATTCAATACAAATTGATGAATTAAAAGATATATTTGAAGAAATGAATAAAAAGAAAAAGGTCATAGCGTTAGCATCTAATTTAGACAATTTAAACTATAGAATAGCTATGTTTGCAAACACAATATATATGTATAATTCACTTAATTCATCTATGACATTAAAAGGTTATTCAAGATCATTTATATACTTTAAAAAACTATTTGATAAAATAGGACTTAAAGTAAATGTATTACATATTGGAGATTATAAGTCAGCAGGAGAAAATTATCATAAAGAAGAGATGTCTGAAGAACAAAAAACTTCAATAACTAGAATTTATGATAAAATGTTAGAAAATTTTATTAATGAAGTTAAAGATAGAAGAAATGTAGATATAAAAGAAAAATTACTAAGTGGAGATTTAGTTTTAATTAATCATATTAAAGCAAAAGAATATGGCTTAATAGATGGAATTTCTAATTTAGACAAATTAGAAATAGATTATTCTAAAGATACAGAAGATTTAATTCCATTTTCTAAAAAAGTTAAGAAAAAAAATAAGAGTAAAAATGTAATAGGAGTAATATGTGCTGAAGGGGAAATTATGCCAGATTCTAATTCAGAAAGCATAATTACTTATAATAATATGTTAGAAAAAATAGAAACTTTACAAGAAATTAAAAATCTTAAAGGAGTAATTTTAAGAATAAATTCTCCTGGTGGAAGTGCTCTTGAATCTGAAAAAATATATAAAGAACTTAAAAATTTAGATGTTCCAATATTTATTTCTATGTCATCTGTAGCTGCAAGTGGTGGTTACTATATTTCTACTGTAGCAAAAAAAGTATTTTTAAATCCAAGTACAATTACAGGTTCTATAGGTGTAGTAAGTATGTATCCTACATTTGATGAAGTAAGTAATAAGTTAGGGTTAAATATAGAAACTGTAAATTCAGGGGTTGCAACTGAATTATTTGATTTAAAACAACCTCTTACTGATGAATTAAGAGAAAAATTAATTCAAAGTATGAAAGATATATATATTGAGTTCAAAAAACATGTAATGACAGCAAGAATTATGACAGGTGAAAGATTAGAAAAAATTGCCCAAGGTAAAATATGGTTAGGAAATGAAGCTGTAGAAATAGGACTTGCAGATAAAATTGGTGGTTTTGATGATTGCCTAGAGGCTTTATTAGAATATTTAAATATTAAAGACTATAAATTATATTTTGCTAATAGAAAAATAGGTTTAGTTGATAGTTTGAAAAATAATATTTTAAATATACCATTAACACGTGAAATAAATAAAGAATTAAATATAATTCAAGCAAATAAATACAAATCTATGTATTTTATGAATGTTAAGATAGATTTATAATAAAATATAGTGAAATGAGGAGAAAAAATGAAACAATTTATTGAATTTAATTATCATCATACTAAACATTATAAAATTCAAAATAAATCTAAAAAAACATTGTTGATAAGCCTATTACTTACAGCTATATTTGCTATGCTTGAATTATTTGGTGGAATAATATCAGGCTCTCTTGCATTAGTTTCTGATTCATTTCATATGATATCAGATGTAATTGCGTTGATACTTAGTATGATTGCAATATATTACTCTACTAAAAAACCCACAGATAAATATACATATGGATATTTAAGGGTTGAAATAATAGCTGCATTTTTAAATGGACTTGCATTAGTAATAATAGCAGTTGGAATAATATATGAGGCGATTAAAAGAGTAATTAATCCTCAAGATATTGACTTCAATTTAATGATAACAGTAGCGATTATTGGACTTATTATTAATATAGTGCTTACTTTAGTGCTTATGAATAGTTTAAAACATGAAGATAATTTAAATATTAAAAGTGCATTGTGGCATTTTTTAGGAGATTTATTAAATTCAGTAGGTGTAATAATAACAGGGATATTGGTTAAATATACATCTGTAGTATTGTTAGATCCAATAATAAGCTCTATAATAAGTATAATTATAATGTTAGGAGGTATAAAAATTATTAGAAAATCATTAAATATATTAATGGAGGCTGTGCCAGAAAAATTAGATATAAATAAGATTAAAAATAGTATACTTGATATAGAAAATATTGAAAATGTACATGAATTTCATATGTGGTCTATATCAGAGGGATTATATAGTCTATCATTCCATGTTATTTTAAAAGAATATAATGGTGTTAATGATTATAAAATAATAAAAAATATATCGAATATGTTAAAAGAAGTATATAAAATAGAGCATGTAACTATACAAATAGAAAATCCAGAAGTAAATATACACAAAAAGTAAATATAAAGAATAATATAAAAATTTAAAATATAGCCTTATTACTTAATTTTATAAAGAATAAGGCTTTTTATTTTATTTAATACTGAATTTTTTATTTAAAATAAAACATTAAATAAATATGGATTTATTGCATCAAAGACTGATTAATAATGTGTTTCTAGTGGTTGATTTTTACTTTTTTAATATGTATAATTAAGTAAAAACATGTTTTTAGAATTAGGAGAAAAGAATGAATAAAAAGTTTTTAGCTTTATCAGTAATTTTTAGTATTTTTTCTTTTTCTAATAAAAAATTAAATATAGTTTATAAAGCAGAAGTTAAAAATGAAGGGACATTTTCAAAAATTAAAAATTCAAAAATAGAATATGTTCCTTTAAATTTGACAATTTCATCATTAAATAATGAATTTAAAGCTAATTTAATTATAAAAGGAGAAAGAAAAAATCTTATTTATTCTGATTTAACTACTAGGTATGTAACAGGATTAAAGGAAAATAATCCAATAAATATGAAAGATGGGTATATTCAATATCAACAATATAATGATAGAAAAATGCCCCCTGACTATAACACACTTGAAAAAGTAATATTTAAAGATGAGGGTCAAGGGGGACATGGTCATCATCACCATCATCATCACCATGACGCTGACCATGATCATGACCATGACCATAATCACACAGATTTGTTGGGAGAGAGTTTAGATATACAAGCTCCACAAAAAAAACATAGTGTAAGGGAAAGTAATGATTTTCAATCTAAGCTTAGTTTAGAAATGAATAAGAAAAACTATGGACTTAAGTATGTTAAATATTTAACATCATTTAATGAGGAAAAAGCTAGGTATATAAAAAATGATAGTATTTTTGAGGGAAGACTTACTAGTATTATAAATGACAATGTAGCTATTACTTTAATGCCTAGATTGATTACAAGAGAATTTACACCAACTATATTAGAAGTTAATTCATATTTAAAATATAAATTAAATAAGGATACTTTTATAGGTCTTGATGTGTATAATGGTGGACAAATAAATTTACTAGATGAAAGAAAGATACATAGAAACAAGGTTACAGCTTATTTTGATTACAATACAGAAAGAAAAAGATCTCATGATTTTTGGGAAATTTTAGATCATGAACATGATAAAATAGATCAATTTAAAGTTTCTTTTTCATATGATAGAAAATATAATGCTAAATATAGCCCATTAGATAGCAGTATTTTAGATGGATATAATGATAATGAAAAATATGATTTTAAATTAAATTTAAAAAAATCTGATTTAGGAATTAAAGGATTGTCTTTATCAAATGATTTTACTTTTAATACAGAATTTAATCAAAGAGTTAGTAGTGATAGAAAATATACATTGAAACATTATTATTACTTTAATCAAAGTGATCCAAATGTTACTAATCACTTTAATGCTGTATTTGATGCACGTAGAAATGTAATAGTTAATACAGCATTTCAAAAAACATTAGGGACTAGTATAAAAAAGGTTCAAGGTAAATATTTAATTACAAACCACTATCAATATTCTCCAAATGGCAAAGATCCATTTGAGTATTATGTAGTAACAGAGGCTATTAGTACTGGACCTGATAAATTTTCAAATGTTATAACAAAAAAACATAACATAAATAATGTTAGTAAGGCTGAGTATGCTAGAGGTAAAGATAAGGTAAAGGCTATTAATACTATTAAATATATTAATGATGTTTTTGGTGGGAATTCTAAATTAAATGAAGATTTTTCTTTATCTTATGAAAGAAGTTTAAAATTAGGATTTAGAGCTAAATTTAATTTAGAAAATAAGTATGAAAGAAATGATATAAATAACAAAAATCTATATGAAATTGATATTTTAACTGGTGGCTTTGATTTTAATTATCTGTATAATCAAAATGGATTAAATATTAAAACAGGCATAGCATTTAATTCTTCTTTACTTGCAAGAAAAGCAGATAAAAGCATGCTTTATGGAGCTAATATTTCTGAAATGATTAAAAAACAATTACCTGAAAATAGCCCATATTTAATTCAAGAAAAAGATGAGGCTAATATATGGAAATTAGGAGAAGAATTTAAAATAAAACCATATATTTCTGTTAAATATTCACCAAATAATAAAATTGGTCTTAAAGCAAATTTAGAGGCAGAAAAAGCATATGAGAAATCACCGTTTTTAAAGTTATATTATCAATATAATCCAGTAGATAGAAAAATAAAATCTATTCCTTTTAAGTATAAATTTGGATTAGAATTTAGTTATAAATATTAATTAGAGAGATTAATTTCTCTCTATTTTAATATATACCCATATAAATGAGAATAAGTAAAAATTAAAATGATAAAAATAAAATTGTACATATTGAAAACGCTTGCATATCGGGGTATAATATTATGTAGAGTGGAGGTATATATGAATAAATTATTTAGAAAACTAGTATTTACTTTTTTACTTATTATGCAAATAGTTGTATTTGCAGCAAGTACTAAAGTAATTATACATTATCAACCAAGTGAAAATTTGGAATGGGATTTATGGGTGTGGCCAGATAAAGGAAATGGTAGTGCATATGCTTTTGATAAAGAAGATGAATTTGGTAAATATGCAGAAATTAATTTAGATGGAAATCATAAAAAGGTAGGATATATTGTTAGACTTTCAGATTGGTCTAAGAAAGATACAGGAGAAGATAGATTTATTAACATTGAAGATGGAGAAGCTGAAATATGGGTTAAATCTCAAGATCCTACAACATATTATTCTAATCCTGATAAAGCACTATTAATGTTTGATAATGTTAATTTAGATATAAAATATTATCCAATTGAAAAAGATGCTAAAAAATACAGAGTAAAAGTATGGGCAGAGAACCAAAAACCTAAATATATTAATTTAGTTCAAGACGGAGAAAAATTTGTAGCTAAAGGTAATTATGAGGGGAAAGAAATTACTAAATTAAATTTTGAAATTACTAAGAGATGGTGGTTTTTCTTTGAAAAGAAAGTTGATGTGTCAAGAGAAATTACTAAGATAGATGAAAATGGTAATGTAAATATTTATGTAAATCAAGAAGATAAAACTATATATAAGTCAGAAGAAGCAGCAACTAAACCAAAAGCTATAGAAAGTGCAAGTATAGATGCAATGAATGCTGTAACAGTTAAGACAAATAAGAACTTTAATTTGAAAAAAGAAATAGCTAGAGGAATTACTGCAAGTTTTGATAATAAAATAAAAGAAATAGTTTCTTTAACAGAAGATTCAGTACAAACTAATACATTTAAAATAGTTTTTAGTAAAGATTTAGATTTAAAGAATAAAGATGGAAAAATAATGATGTCTACATTCGGAGAAGCTAAAGTAAATTTAGGAAGTGTTGTTAGAGATAAAAGCTTTGATGATTTCTATGCTTATGACGGAGAACTTGGAGCTATATATACTAAAGATGAAACAACTATTAAAGTTTGGGCTCCTACAGCTGATTTTGTAAATCTTCTAATATGGGAGGGAGAAAAAGTTGTTAAAGAACCTATGACTTTAGGAGAAAAAGGTGTTTATTCTATAACTTTAAATGGAGATAGATTTGGACTTGTTTATCAATTTGAAGTAGGAGTTAATGGAGAAGTAAATATTACTAATGACCCATATGCTTATTCAACTACAGTAAATGGAGAAAAATCAGTAGTAGTTAATCCAACTATTTCAAATGTAGATTATCCAAAGCTTGATAACGTGATAATATATGAATTACATGTAAGAGATTTATCAGTACATCCAGCAAGTGGAATAAAAAACAAAGGTAAATTTTTAGGATTAACTGAAAAAGGAACTAAAACAACAAGTGGGCAAATTACAGGACTTGACTACATTAAATCATTAGGAGTAACACATGTTCAGCTTTTACCTATATATGATTTTAGTTCATATTCTGTAGATGAAAAAGATCAATTTGCTAGATATAACTGGGGATATGACCCAGTAAACTATAATACAGTTGAGGGTTCATATTCAACTAATCCATATGATCCTGATAATAGAATAGTAGAGTTACAAAAAACTATAGATACATTACATCAAAACAATTTAGGTGTAATTATGGATGTTGTGTATAATCATGTATTTAGTGCTGGAGAACATGCTTTTAATAAAATAGTTCCAGGTTATTATTATAGATATGATAATGACGGTAATTTAACTAACGGTACTGGTGTAGGAAATGATGTTGCAAGTGAGAGAAAAATGGTTAGAAAATTCATAATAGATAGTGCTAAATATTGGGCTAAAACATTTAAATTAGACGGGTTCCGTTTTGATTTAATGGGGATACTTGATGTTGACACTATGAATGAATTAAGAGATGAAATGAAAAAAATTAATCCTAACTTCTTTATTTTAGGAGAAGGTTGGGATATGGGAACATTAGATTCTGAAATTAAAGCAAGTCAAAATAATGCAAATAAACTTAATGATATTGCATTCTTTAATGATGATTTTAGAGATGCAGTTAAAGGTTCTACTTTTGGAGAAATAGGTAAAGGATTTATTAGTGGTAATTTAAAACAAGAAGAAAGATTGTTTACATCTATAAGAGGTGGAGAGGGTATGAGAACATACACATCTCCTATGCAATTAATTCAATATATTGAGGCACATGATAATCTTACTTTATTTGACCAAATTAGTAGAACTAATGATACTGAAGATTTAGCAACTATAACTAGAAGACATAATCTTGGAACTACTATAGTTCTTTTATCTCAAGGAGTTCCATTTATTCATGCTGGTCAAGAATTTTTAAGAACTAAGGGTGGAGATGAAAATTCATATAAATCAAGTGATTATGTAAATAGACTTGATTGGGAACTTGCAAAAAGAAATGCAGCAAGCATTGAATTAGTGAGAGAATTAATTAAGATACGTAAAGAAAATCCAGACTTTAATTTAAAAACATTTGATGAAGTTAATAAAACTATAACACCTATTAAAGTTATGGATCAATTAATTGCATATACTCAAGCTGATAAAATAATAGCGTTTAATGCTAGTTCAAAAGATAAAGAAATAGAGATACCTAATGGTAAATATATAGTTCTTGTTAAAGGGAACATGGCAAATTCAAAAGGACTTGGAGAAATTGAAATAAAAGAAAGTAAGGTTATAGTGCCTATGCAATCGGCATTATTACTTAAAAAGAAATAAAAATACATTGGGTCAGTAAACAACTGACCCAATATTATTATCTTCTATAAATTTATTATATTATCTATAATTTCATTATGTTCCTCTCTATGAGATATTATTATGATAGTTCTATCATTTAAGTATTTAGAGATTAGTTTATAGAAATTAAGATTATTAAATTTATCTATTCCAGAATTTATTTCATCAAATATAATAACCTTTTTATCACTTAATAAAGCTCTTGCTATTAATATTTTTTGTTTTTCTCCACCTGAAATCTTTTTGCTAAAATCTCCTATTTTCTTATTAAATAAATCATCATCATTTTTTATTACATTATCTAATTCTAATTCTTTAATTATATCTTTTATTTTATTTTCTATTTCTTTATTCAGTTCATTTTTAGGATAAATAATATTTTCTATTATGCTCCTATCAAATAAATTTATATTTTGAGAATAATAGATTATTTCATT
Encoded here:
- a CDS encoding DUF1700 domain-containing protein; the encoded protein is MTKREFMRKLDNYLKDLYYYEKKSIFDFYEEYFADLGINEDDEIPSDMDPKKISRDILIEFGEKNEEKRKRKTSLTSILLFLGGILSAPIAIPVIFLLLIFIPLIVFLIIGLISMPFIILWSVLIAPFKYISSGVYGTTGYIFLIIGLSIIFIPIFLGIIRRIFSIISNILMKIYASVTKNKKSSHTYVKDDVADTEDTDNEIKFDIISKIKCENILGNVTIKKGKENRIVLGKMVKEIVVNKTYIDGVLTLSMEGEGVLGFKNLPNILIEYNEENLNFEMKNLLGNLNYSFPNSGIFEARNIVGKLKVDLDDNEVDIKVINKLGLLEIGNRIVNDEDSMRKIRIDTIFGKVEIF
- the sppA gene encoding signal peptide peptidase SppA, translated to MTLIYYIIQAVIIALILSLVIIIIGLMVKSKIKKDKNVSNLKLKKIKKVIITNETLLEDVPEGGVNKKNSFFDFKEALKKINQTDTVEEVILDIDDMKLNSIQIDELKDIFEEMNKKKKVIALASNLDNLNYRIAMFANTIYMYNSLNSSMTLKGYSRSFIYFKKLFDKIGLKVNVLHIGDYKSAGENYHKEEMSEEQKTSITRIYDKMLENFINEVKDRRNVDIKEKLLSGDLVLINHIKAKEYGLIDGISNLDKLEIDYSKDTEDLIPFSKKVKKKNKSKNVIGVICAEGEIMPDSNSESIITYNNMLEKIETLQEIKNLKGVILRINSPGGSALESEKIYKELKNLDVPIFISMSSVAASGGYYISTVAKKVFLNPSTITGSIGVVSMYPTFDEVSNKLGLNIETVNSGVATELFDLKQPLTDELREKLIQSMKDIYIEFKKHVMTARIMTGERLEKIAQGKIWLGNEAVEIGLADKIGGFDDCLEALLEYLNIKDYKLYFANRKIGLVDSLKNNILNIPLTREINKELNIIQANKYKSMYFMNVKIDL
- a CDS encoding cation diffusion facilitator family transporter, coding for MKQFIEFNYHHTKHYKIQNKSKKTLLISLLLTAIFAMLELFGGIISGSLALVSDSFHMISDVIALILSMIAIYYSTKKPTDKYTYGYLRVEIIAAFLNGLALVIIAVGIIYEAIKRVINPQDIDFNLMITVAIIGLIINIVLTLVLMNSLKHEDNLNIKSALWHFLGDLLNSVGVIITGILVKYTSVVLLDPIISSIISIIIMLGGIKIIRKSLNILMEAVPEKLDINKIKNSILDIENIENVHEFHMWSISEGLYSLSFHVILKEYNGVNDYKIIKNISNMLKEVYKIEHVTIQIENPEVNIHKK
- the pulA gene encoding type I pullulanase, whose amino-acid sequence is MNKLFRKLVFTFLLIMQIVVFAASTKVIIHYQPSENLEWDLWVWPDKGNGSAYAFDKEDEFGKYAEINLDGNHKKVGYIVRLSDWSKKDTGEDRFINIEDGEAEIWVKSQDPTTYYSNPDKALLMFDNVNLDIKYYPIEKDAKKYRVKVWAENQKPKYINLVQDGEKFVAKGNYEGKEITKLNFEITKRWWFFFEKKVDVSREITKIDENGNVNIYVNQEDKTIYKSEEAATKPKAIESASIDAMNAVTVKTNKNFNLKKEIARGITASFDNKIKEIVSLTEDSVQTNTFKIVFSKDLDLKNKDGKIMMSTFGEAKVNLGSVVRDKSFDDFYAYDGELGAIYTKDETTIKVWAPTADFVNLLIWEGEKVVKEPMTLGEKGVYSITLNGDRFGLVYQFEVGVNGEVNITNDPYAYSTTVNGEKSVVVNPTISNVDYPKLDNVIIYELHVRDLSVHPASGIKNKGKFLGLTEKGTKTTSGQITGLDYIKSLGVTHVQLLPIYDFSSYSVDEKDQFARYNWGYDPVNYNTVEGSYSTNPYDPDNRIVELQKTIDTLHQNNLGVIMDVVYNHVFSAGEHAFNKIVPGYYYRYDNDGNLTNGTGVGNDVASERKMVRKFIIDSAKYWAKTFKLDGFRFDLMGILDVDTMNELRDEMKKINPNFFILGEGWDMGTLDSEIKASQNNANKLNDIAFFNDDFRDAVKGSTFGEIGKGFISGNLKQEERLFTSIRGGEGMRTYTSPMQLIQYIEAHDNLTLFDQISRTNDTEDLATITRRHNLGTTIVLLSQGVPFIHAGQEFLRTKGGDENSYKSSDYVNRLDWELAKRNAASIELVRELIKIRKENPDFNLKTFDEVNKTITPIKVMDQLIAYTQADKIIAFNASSKDKEIEIPNGKYIVLVKGNMANSKGLGEIEIKESKVIVPMQSALLLKKK